In the genome of Pagrus major chromosome 17, Pma_NU_1.0, the window GCTATGTACTCCATctctgtatttttaattttatttttcatttgtattgtACAAAGTCACTTAATAAACCTGTGATGATACTGAGGAGTGAAATGGTTTATTATGGATACTTTTTGTGAGGTgatgatacttttttttttctttacaggactgtttttatatcattgtaCTGTTAGATTTGCTTTTCACCATGTTATTTGAACACTAGATGGCCCCGTTTGCCTAAAAATGCTCAGCTTTGGGAGCAGTGTcaaacttaaatttaaattcgTAATCCTTTAATATttctttaatgaaataaataacacacaaaGTAAAAGTTTTTGCAATCAGTCaggaatgaaagaaaataaaatgagcaGATTCTTAATCTTCTGTGCAGCTCACATGGCTCCTGCAGggataaaaacagctgttaCCAGGCAGATTTTCACCAAAATTGCCCTTAAGAATATTTAATGTCACTATTGAATGTATACCTTGATCCTCGAAGCTCCTTTTACCCATCAatccaacaaatgtttgaaatctgttccctgaaaatgaaaagttcTGTTGAAATGCAACAGTCACTTAATAGTTTTCAAAatacaaagcaaaataaaaacacttacgTTTACGGGATCTCTGTGATGTTGCTGTtggaggaaagaaacaaaatgagacCTGAACGCAGCagtcttaaaaataaatacaggattTCTTGGTGTGAAATGTCATCAAATAGCTCTACCGGAGTCCTTCTTCCCAATGCCTCGCAGAAATTGTTGTGGTCCTGGATTTCTGCTCATTCTCACGAATATATCTTGAATTACACCTGAGTTTGGCCATTTGTTCTTTTAGGAGACAAacaatgcaaagaaaaaataaatgctcTTTAGCTCTCTGTAGAAACATTGTAGTTGATTTTACAACTGCAGTTGAGTCCAATAAATGATCTTACCAAGAACTTTTAAACCGAAAAGAAAATTTTAACAACTATTATAAGTTATAGAAAAAGCTTCTGGGATGTTTTCTGATTCTTTGCATAAATGGCAAATTTTAATAGTTTCACAAATATGATTAAGTCTTACCTCTTCGATGCCTTCTGTCCAGTTGTCAACTTCCATTTcttgacagaaaacatttgtgagAAACAGCAGAACTATTATAACAAGTTTAACTAGCTCCATCATTGCCAAACTGTGCGTAATTTCAGCCAAACGTCTCCgcataaaaatataaatccGAATCCCTTTTAGCCTGGACTATTACTAATGGTAAAGACTAATGTGTGCAGGTAGTCGACACCTCACTGCTGAATTATTTAAATGCTGATGGAGAACAGATTACGGCTCGTTTTCACTGGTGATGTGCCATTGCGCCACGGGGATCCATTAACGCTCCTTTTACGCACAAGAGCTTTTACGCACACCTGGAGTGGATGATCGTCTCCGGCAATTATTCTGTGAGTCACAGGGCTTCCTTTTGACATATGTTGTAATTAGCACGGCTGTGTTATAATGCTGGGAACGTGAAGATAATACAGAAATT includes:
- the LOC141011682 gene encoding protachykinin is translated as MELVKLVIIVLLFLTNVFCQEMEVDNWTEGIEENKWPNSGVIQDIFVRMSRNPGPQQFLRGIGKKDSATSQRSRKRNRFQTFVGLMGKRSFEDQGAM